The following coding sequences are from one Gossypium raimondii isolate GPD5lz chromosome 4, ASM2569854v1, whole genome shotgun sequence window:
- the LOC105779505 gene encoding peroxidase 47, with protein MVLNLVKMITMANLLSMFILMEVVAGGFRFGVDGLRMDYYIMSCPFAESIVKNTVNRALQDDPTLAAALVRMHFHDCFVEGCDGSILIDSTKDNTAEKDSPGNLSLRGYEVIDDAKEQLEDQCPGIVSCADIVAMAARDAIFWSEGPVYDIPKGRKDGRRSKIEDTINLPFPTFNTSELISAFGKRGFSAQEMVALSGAHTLGVARCSSFKNRLSNADANLDSNFAKTLSKTCSAGDNAEQPFDATQNTFDNFYFNALIRKSGVLFSDQVLYTTPRTRNIVNGYAMNQAMFFFDFQQAMVKMGKVDVKEGSNGEVRQNCRKIN; from the exons ATGGTGTTGAACTTAGTGAAGATGATAACGATGGCTAATCTGCTAAGTATGTTTATATTAATGGAGGTGGTGGCGGGTGGGTTTCGATTTGGAGTTGATGGTCTTCGCATGGACTACTACATAATGAGTTGCCCATTTGCTGAATCCATAGTGAAGAACACTGTTAATAGAGCTTTGCAAGATGACCCAACGTTGGCAGCAGCTTTGGTTAGGATGCATTTCCATGATTGCTTCGTTGAG GGATGTGATGGCTCCATTCTGATTGACTCGACCAAGGACAACACAGCAGAAAAAGACTCACCTGGAAACTTAAGCTTGCGAGGCTATGAAGTTATTGATGATGCAAAGGAGCAGCTGGAAGATCAGTGCCCTGGCATTGTCTCCTGCGCTGATATTGTTGCAATGGCTGCCAGAGATGCCATTTTCTGG TCAGAGGGACCTGTGTATGATATAccaaaaggaagaaaagatggAAGGAGGTCCAAGATAGAAGACACCATAAACCTGCCATTCCCCACCTTCAACACCTCAGAGCTCATCAGCGCCTTCGGCAAGCGAGGTTTCAGTGCTCAAGAAATGGTTGCTTTATCTG GGGCACATACGTTAGGAGTGGCAAGGTGTTCATCCTTCAAAAACAGATTGAGTAACGCAGATGCTAACCTGGATTCGAATTTCGCCAAGACGTTGTCCAAGACATGCAGTGCCGGCGACAACGCAGAGCAACCGTTCGATGCCACGCAAAACACCTTCGACAACTTCTACTTCAACGCATTGATAAGGAAAAGTGGGGTTCTTTTCTCGGATCAAGTACTGTATACGACGCCGAGAACAAGAAACATTGTGAATGGTTACGCCATGAACCAAGCTatgtttttctttgatttccAGCAGGCAATGGTGAAAATGGGGAAGGTTGATGTTAAGGAAGGATCTAATGGGGAAGTTCGACAGAATTGCCGCAAAATTAACTGA
- the LOC105779510 gene encoding zinc-finger homeodomain protein 4 — translation MSDNKPISTSGDGGDNCNKVVVRYKECLKNHAVAIGGNATDGCGEFMANGKEGSLEALICSACNCHRNFHQKETECSGCCPSDYGRKLMLGHLQSYMLRSSPQPMTLSYKGGGSIPSETNEKDDGKVRKRFRTKFSQAQKEKMLSFAEKAGWRIQKLDENAVQQFCQEIGIKRRVLKVWMHNNKQSFANKNNISAA, via the coding sequence ATGAGTGATAATAAGCCAATCTCAACAAGCGGCGATGGAGGAGATAACTGCAACAAAGTGGTGGTGAGGTACAAGGAATGCCTAAAGAACCATGCAGTAGCCATTGGAGGGAACGCCACAGATGGGTGCGGGGAGTTCATGGCAAATGGGAAAGAAGGCTCCCTCGAGGCGCTCATCTGCTCGGCTTGCAACTGCCATAGGAACTTCCATCAAAAAGAGACAGAATGCAGTGGTTGCTGCCCCTCTGATTATGGGCGAAAACTCATGTTGGGTCATCTTCAAAGTTACATGTTGAGGTCCTCACCGCAACCGATGACACTGTCGTACAAAGGTGGAGGGTCGATCCCATCAGAAACAAATGAGAAAGATGATGGGAAAGTGAGGAAAAGGTTTAGGACCAAGTTCAGCCAAGCACAAAAGGAAAAGATGTTGAGCTTTGCAGAGAAGGCTGGTTGGAGAATTCAAAAGCTGGATGAGAATGCGGTGCAGCAGTTTTGCCAAGAGATTGGAATCAAGAGGAGAGTCCTTAAGGTGTGGATGCACAATAATAAACAAAGCTTtgcaaacaaaaacaatatctCTGCTGCTTGA
- the LOC105779506 gene encoding extradiol ring-cleavage dioxygenase → MALTMKDTFYISHGAPTLAIDKSIPARHFLQSWKDKVFPQKPKAILVISGHWDTSFPAVNIVHRNDTIYDFYGFPDSMYKLKYPAPGAPELALRVKELLMASGFKRVDEDRERGLDHGAWVPLMLMYPEADIPVCQLSVQSKRDGSYHYNLGKALAPLKDEGVLIMGSGSATHNLRALRMVDGIVPWALEFDTWLKDALLQGRYEDVNCYQEKAPHAKMAHPWPDHFYPLHVAMGAAGENAKAKLIHHSWQHGALSYASYQFKSAS, encoded by the exons ATGGCGTTGACGATGAAGGATACTTTCTATATATCACACGGAGCACCGACGCTGGCCATAGACAAGTCGATTCCCGCCAGGCATTTCTTGCAGTCATGGAAGGACAAAGTGTTCCCCCAAAAACCCAAAGCCATCCTCGTCATTTCTGGTCACTGGGACACTTCCTTTCCCGCCGTTAACATCGTTCACCGCAATGATACAATCTATGATTTCTATGGTTTCCCTGACTCTATGTACAAG CTGAAATATCCGGCACCAGGGGCGCCAGAGTTGGCACTAAGAGTGAAGGAATTGCTGATGGCATCCGGTTTCAAGCGTGTTGATGAAGATAGAGAACGTGGGCTGGACCATGGTGCTTGGGTTCCACTCATGCTCATGTATCCAGAGGCTGATATTCCAGTTTGCCAACTCTCTGTTCAGTCAAAAAGGGATGGTAGTTACCACTACAACTTGGGAAAGGCTTTGGCCCCTCTCAAGGATGAAGGTGTTCTTATAATGGGTTCTGGATCCGCCACTCATAACTTGAGGGCCCTTAGAATGGTAGATGGTATTGTTCCATGGGCTTTGGAGTTTGATACTTGGCTTAAAGATGCTCTCCTTCAGGGAAG ATATGAAGATGTGAACTGCTATCAAGAGAAGGCACCGCATGCGAAGATGGCTCACCCATGGCCGGACCACTTCTATCCATTGCATGTAGCCATGGGTGCTGCTGGTGAAAATGCAAAGGCCAAACTTATCCATCACAGCTGGCAACATGGTGCTCTTTCCTATGCTTCTTACCAGTTCAAGTCAGCCAGCTGA